One window from the genome of Oryza glaberrima chromosome 3, OglaRS2, whole genome shotgun sequence encodes:
- the LOC127766648 gene encoding fumarate hydratase 1, mitochondrial-like: MAMVLRRLAGASAGGAPSPAAAAAAAALLLRPALARPISTGFREERDTFGPIRVPNDKLWGAQTQRSLQNFDIGGERERMPVPIIRAFGVLKKCAAKVNMEYGLDPTIGKAIMQAAQEVAEGQLDDHFPLVIWQTGSGTQSNMNANEVIANRAAEILGHKRGEKFVHPNDHVNRSQSSNDTFPTVMHIAAATEINSRFVPSLQQLHKSLDSKSVEFQDIIKIGRTHTQDATPLTLGQEFSGYATQVKYGIDRIVCTLPRMYQLAQGGTAVGTGLNTKKGFDVKIAAAVAEETELPFVTAENKFEALAAHDAFVESSGAVNTISASLMKIANDIRLLGSGPRCGLGELILPENEPGSSIMPGKVNPTQCEALTMVCAQVMGNHVGVTVGGSNGHFELNVFKPMIAAGLLRSLRLLGDASVSFEKNCVRGIQANHKRISQLLHESLMLVTSLNPKIGYDNAAAVAKKAHKEGSTLKEAALDLGVLTESEFHELVVPEKMIGPSD; the protein is encoded by the exons ATGGCGATGGTCCTGCGGCGCCTCGCGGGCGCGTCCGCCGGTGGcgccccgtcgccggcggcggcagcggccgcggccgcgctgcTGCTCCGCCCGGCGCTGGCTCGCCCGATCTCCACCGGCTTCCGCGAGGAGCGCGACACCTTCGGCCCCATCCGAGTCCCCAACGACAA GCTGTGGGGCGCGCAGACGCAGAGGTCGCTGCAGAACTTCGAcatcggcggcgagcgcgagcggATGCCGGTGCCCATCATCCGCGCCTTTGGGGTGCTCAAAAAGTGCGCCGCTAAG GTGAATATGGAGTATGGCCTTGATCCAACAATCGGGAAGGCAATAATGCAGGCTGCTCAGGAGGTTGCTGAAGGACAGTTAGACGACCACTTTCCACTTGTTATCTGGCAAACTGGGAGTGGCACACAAAGCAACATGAACGCCAATGag GTTATTGCAAATAGGGCCGCTGAGATTCTTGGACATAAGCGTGGCGAGAAGTTTGTACACCCTAATGATCATGTGAACAGATCACAGTCCTCAAATGATACATTTCCCACT GTCATGCACATAGCAGCAGCCACAGAGATCAattcaaggtttgtcccaagcTTGCAACAGTTGCATAAGTCACTTGATTCaaag TCTGTTGAATTTCAAGACATAATTAAAATTGGGCGTACACATACCCAAGATGCCACCCCATTGACCCTTGGCCAAGAGTTCAGCGGTTACGCCACACAA GTGAAATATGGAATTGATAGAATTGTTTGTACCTTACCACGGATGTATCAG CTTGCTCAAGGTGGAACTGCAGTTGGAACGGGCTTGAACACTAAGAAAGG ATTTGATGTCAAAATTGCTGCTGCAGTAGCTGAGGAAACGGAACTACCTTTCGTGACAGCTGAGAACAAGTTCGAAGCTTTG GCAGCGCATGATGCTTTTGTTGAGAGCAGTGGTGCTGTAAACACAATTTCTGCATCTCTTATGAAGATAGCAAATGACATACGCTTGTTAGGAAG CGGCCCCCGATGTGGACTTGGTGAACTTATCCTACCTGAAAATGAGCCTGGGAGCAGCATTATGCCT GGAAAAGTTAACCCTACCCAGTGTGAGGCCTTGACCATGGTTTGTGCTCAG GTTATGGGTAATCATGTTGGTGTCACAGTAGGTGGTTCGAATGGACATTTTGAGTTGAATGTCTTTAAGCCAATGATTGCAGCTGGATTACTTAGA TCACTGAGATTGCTAGGGGATGCCTCTGTGTCCTTTGAGAAAAACTGTGTCAGGGGAATTCAAGCAAACCATAAGAGAATTTCACAATTATTGCACGAG TCTTTGATGTTGGTGACATCTTTGAACCCT AAAATTGGCTATGACAATGCTGCAGCTGTTGCTAAGAAAGCACACAAAGAAGGAAGCACATTGAAG